A window of Scophthalmus maximus strain ysfricsl-2021 chromosome 10, ASM2237912v1, whole genome shotgun sequence contains these coding sequences:
- the mypn gene encoding myopalladin isoform X1, whose translation MESELVIQFLHFRSMQENNADQPPSLSQLLRESYLAEARAQQRHSEMSRSDASSTRLHIYGSLKGKAEDSGGNNDPQLPDLSAFLSQEELDKSVNLACQAIGHEPHEERAEVKAFVTPLTPSNASSVSVSSSTTPSVPLVNPSPAPSATPSAVPSTQPAPEFKELPATQTTFTSDRKMHKASVRQDNMIRNSRDSSEGIGDFNRSARNAPFGVETQSKKEFLNKAADFIEELSSLFKANSSKRVRPRACKTHRSRVQNKSPNDGTVYPLSSDDRERALMPVEVEEERPSAAVGHQPDVQPESGTGHVEHQDCRITEEQQYDCVSQEVQEEEEEEAESCALAEPPYPAEPVCEPPHFIQKLKSREVPEGSKVQLDCIVRGLPMPEVRWFCEGKELENSPDIQIITNGELHSLIIAEAFEEDTGRYSCFASNFYGTDSTSAEIYVEGASSSDSEGEQQFEHVAQKTQQSAAPLPKSSGQTVSAGEEECLSSQPAAATEETAEEEPAEELSSPSTNQPLPLVQTITTVLSVPELSKVFVATTAQPAQEEKTVLPVQAFPALAQGDTELLEEQEASASVPVTSTTQQAATEIARSLPLTPVVPSVLPVQAATTQTQQPESHTSSHNYLQGLNGQTMMAAPVFTKSLQELLVSKGQLVVLECRVKGAPSPRVDWYREGKIIEDSPDFRILQKKPRSPAEPEEICTLVIAEVFPEDSGVFTCTASNKYGTVSSTAALRVRGNGGNMNHVRPLNSLTEEPSRFQEPSTSATNVNPHPEVTVTNSIRPHSSTIRLDPLVSSTLRLDPFNTSTLRLDPNSSSVLRPDPLSTSLPSLEPFALSSSSFGGSYLNSHSTSTPNLDPLHLYQNSPGPSGAHPQPQGGAQVISHTSSFNPLPAAEQEVSRPMLPSPDTSPKVKGSPNHQNGCLFVVPLPDPPPNSCLKTGTPTNHKDSRSSSRVGLRVHFRLPEDEEEEQSDTSTQCDEDSMQTSLNKEPPPVLAKPKLDSAQLQLLHNQVLMEQQQETEPPTQTHVPPPSHPPVQIQIQPGAQSSQEGPLWSPRMQREPHPTPFQPQLTTTAPPQPSPHSAPPLTTTPKNPPLSSAPALNATFSSLLNTSPAPPFSSPPSVPQLKTSSLVTSPPPAPQLNTAPPFSAATITQINTIHASHINLSPAALSRAAPTFQFSTPPPPKLSTVPTNSTLASEQILSPAPLLRSTHASLMNLSATSYTFNYTRPREFIAAQTFSPVRSPSPTESPVPLLHELAAELNSSAASSPTLPPFPPPHRILPTRVLKSPTSPPSLVSSPTPGSAQFPNSVFALRAQSPPQASSPTSSSSTPSPIQNPVAFLSSVLPSLSPCQPTNSMGLPKGAPLGLQKKVPRVRLPSAEDIRGSKEVLLHEIEKKLTFKDDAPHFAHQQKLSNVGKTASRPLGPNIPATVFSYDEEYKVSSFEQRLMSEIEFRLERTPVEESDDEVQHDDVPTGRCIAPIFEKKLKNFKAVEGVPVTFSCKVVGIPLPKVYWFKDGKQILRKNIHYKKIREGDGTCALHIESTTSDDDGNYTIMAANPQGRISCSGHLIVQTGPPRNRLPPIHSQRVRARIQQVEGEQTQERFFQPHFLQAPGDMLAHEGRLCRLDCKVGSNSWICNTIAEILHFALTLLSAFRVSQVSGLPIPELMWLVNGTPIYPDLYHKLLVRENGVHSLVIDPLTQNDGGTYTCIASNKAGQSSFSLELKVVEKETKHPPQFVEKLQNMGIPEGAPVRLECRVVGMPPPVIFWKKDNDSIPKNKDRISVTQDATGYVCLLIQPTTKDDAGWYTVSAKNEAGIVSCTCRLDIYAQWHQSVPAPMKKAPRTGSRYAALTGQGLDIRSSFPTLDTSPFLFSSSPPEVTLESEEL comes from the exons ATGGAAAGTGAACTTGTAATTCAATTCCTTCATTTCCGCAGCATGCAAGAGAACAACGCTGACCAGCCGCCGTCACTGTCGCAGCTCTTAAGAGAGAGCTACCTGGCAGAGGCCAGAGCCCAGCAGCGGCACAGCGAGATGAGCCGCTCGGATGCTTCGTCCACACGTCTTCATATCTATGGGTCACTCAAAGGCAAGGCAGAGGACTCTGGGGGCAACAATGACCCCCAGCTGCCCGACCTCTCAGCCTTCCTCAGCCAGGAGGAGTTGGATAAGAGTGTGAACCTGGCTTGCCAGGCCATCGGACATGAGCCTCatgaggagagggcagaggtcaAGGCCTTTGTCACACCATTAACTCCCTCCAACGCTTCCTCAGTCTCAGTATCTTCCTCTACAACCCCTTCTGTTCCCTTAGTCAacccctctcctgctccttctgctACCCCCTCCGCTGTGCCCTCCACCCAGCCGGCCCCTGAGTTCAAAGAACTGCCAGCGACACAAACCACATTCACATCAGACAGAAAGATGCATAAAGCCTCCGTGCGGCAGGACAACATGATCAGGAACAGCAGGGACTCTAGTGAAGGAATCGGCGATTTTAACAGGTCAGCAAGGAACGCCCCATTCGGTGTGGAGACCCAGTCCAAGAAGGAGTTTCTCAACAAGGCGGCGGACTTCATTGAGGAGCTCTCCTCTCTATTCAAGGCCAACAGCTCCAAACGGGTACGACCAAGAGCGTGCAAAACTCACAGGAGTAGGGTCCAGAACAAGAGCCCGAACGATGGGACGGTTTATCCCCTCAGCTCTGACGACAGGGAGCGTGCTCTCATGCCcgtggaagtggaggaggagagacccAGCGCTGCTGTTGGCCACCAACCAGACGTCCAGCCGGAGTCTGGGACTGGGCATGTGGAGCACCAGGACTGCAGGATTACTGAGGAGCAGCAGTACGACTGTGTGTCTcaggaggtgcaggaggaggaggaggaggaggctgaaagCTGTGCCTTGGCAGAACCTCCCTACCCGGCAGAGCCTGTGTGTGAGCCTCCTCATTTCATCCAGAAACTGAAAAGCAGGGAGGTTCCAGAGGGAAGCAAGGTTCAATTAGACTGCATTGTAAGAGGACTCCCCATGCCAGAAGTCCG GTGGTTTTGTGAGGGCAAGGAATTGGAGAACAGCCCTGACATTCAGATCATCACCAACGGAGAGTTGCACTCTCTGATCATCGCAGAGGCGTTCGAGGAGGATACTGGTCGCTACTCCTGCTTCGCATCTAACTTCTATGGTACTGACTCCACATCGGCTGAGATCTACGTCGAAG GTGCTTCCTCTTCAGATTctgagggagagcagcagtttgaaCATGTAGCCCA GAAAACCCAACAGTCAGCTGCACCTTTGCCTAAATCGTCGGGCCAAACCGTCTccgcaggagaggaagagtgtcTGTCATCTCAacctgcagcagccacagaggaaacagcagaggaggaaccagCAGAGGAGCTCTCCTCCCCGTCGACTAATCAACCTCTTCCACTGGTCCAGACAATAACCACGGTACTTTCTGTCCCCGAGCTCTCCAAAGTATTTGTGGCCACCACAGCACAACCTGctcaggaggagaaaacagtgTTACCTGTCCAGGCGTTTCCTGCCTTGGCCCAAGGCGACACAGAACTTCTGGAAGAGCAGGAAGCGTCGGCATCTGTCCCGGTCACATCCACGACCCAGCAGGCGGCTACAGAGATAGCCAGATCCCTGCCCTTGACCCCAGTCGTTCCATCTGTGCTTCCTGTCCAGGCcgccacaacacaaacacaacaacctgAG AGTCACACCTCCAGCCACAACTATCTACAAGGATTAAACGGGCAAACTATGATGGCTGCCCCTGTATTCACAAAG AGCCTGCAGGAGCTCCTCGTCTCAAAAGGCCAGCTGGTGGTGCTAGAGTGCCGTGTGAAAGGCGCACCGTCGCCCCGAGTGGACTGGTacagagaaggaaaaatcaTAGAGGACTCCCCTGATTTCAGGATCCTACAGAAAA AACCAAGATCTCCAGCTGAACCAg AGGAAATATGCACTTTGGTCATTGCTGAGGTCTTTCCGGAAGATTCAGGGGTGTTTACTTGTACAGCGAGCAACAAGTATGGAACGGTGTCCAGCACTGCTGCGCTGAGGGTCAGAG gCAATGGAGGAAACATGAACCACGTGAGGCCTCTCAACAGTTTAACAGAGGAGCCCAGTCGATTCCAAGAGCCTTCCACATCTGCTACCAATGTAAACCCTCATCCAGAGGTTACTGTGACCAACAGCATCAGGCCCCACTCCAGCACCATCCGCCTGGACCCACTTGTCTCAAGCACCTTACGCCTGGATCCCTTCAACACCAGCACCCTTCGCCTGGATCCCAACAGCTCCAGTGTGTTGCGTCCAGACCCCCTTAGCACCAGCCTGCCCAGTCTGGAACCCTTCGCCCTGAGCAGTAGCAGCTTCGGCGGCTCCTACCTGAACTCACACAGCACTAGCACCCCAAACTTAGATCCTCTCCACCTCTACCAGAACTCCCCTGGACCCAGTGGAGCACATCCACAACCACAGGGCGGCGCACAGGTGATCTCACACACAAGCTCTTTCAATCCTCTACCTGCGGCCGAACAGGAAGTGTCCAGACCTATGCTGCCATCGCCTGACACGAGTCCTAAGGTCAAGGGATCTCCGAACCATCAGAATGGATGCCTGTTTGTCGTTCCACTCCCCGACCCTCCTCCCAACTCCTGCCTCAAGACGGGCACCCCGACAAACCACAAAGACTCACGCTCCAGCTCCAGAGTCGGCCTGCGTGTGCACTTCAGGCTgcctgaggacgaggaggaagagcagagtgACACATCCACTCAGTGTGATGAAGACTCCATGCAAACTTCACTCAACAAAGAACCACCACCAGTGCTGGCTAAACCCAAACT GGACTCCGCCCAGCTCCAGCTACTGCACAACCAAGTCCTCATGGAGCAACAGCAGGAGACAGAACCTCCGACCCAAACCCACGTCCCGCCTCCTTCCCACCCCCctgtccagatccagatccagccCGGGGCCCAGAGCTCCCAGGAGGGTCCGCTGTGGTCACCCAGAATGCAGCGTGAACCCCATCCGACACCTTTCCAGCCCCAACTCACCACCACAGCTCCCCCTCAGCCTTCACCCCACTCAGCACCTCCGCTGACCACCACCCCCAAAAACCCCCCACTGAGCTCTGCTCCAGCACTCAACGCCAccttttcatctcttctcaacacttctcctgctcctcctttcAGCTCCCCTCCTTCTGTTCCTCAGCTAAAGACCTCCTCTCTGGTGACGTCGCCTCCACCTGCCCCGCAACTGAACACAGCTCCCCCCTTCAGTGCAGCCACCATAACCCAGATAAACACCATCCACGCCTCCCACATCAACCTGTCCCCTGCAGCTCTTTCCAGGGCTGCACCCACGTTCCAGTTCTCCACTCCTCCCCCACCGAAGCTCAGCACAGTCCCCACAAATTCAACACTGGCCTCGGAGCAgatcctctctcctgctcctctgctgaGAAGCACACACGCCTCTCTCATGAACCTCAGCGCCACCTCCTACACGTTCAACTACACCCGGCCGAGAGAGTTCATAGCTGCTCAGACCTTCTCACCCGTCAGGAGTCCTTCCCCAACCGAGTCCCCCGTTCCCCTCCTCCACGAGCTGGCCGCTGAGCTCAACTCCTCTGCAGCCAGCTCCCCTACTCTCCCACCATTCCCCCCACCACACAGGATCTTACCCACGAGGGTGCTAAAGTCTCCCACCAGCCCTCCTTCCCTCGTGTCCTCGCCCACACCTGGGTCAGCGCAGTTCCCAAACAGCGTGTTCGCCTTACGAGCCCAGTCGCCTCCTCAGGCCTCATCTcccacctccagcagctccacccCAAGCCCAATTCAAAACCCCGTGGCCTTCCTCAGCTCCGTCCTGCCGTCGCTGTCCCCGTGCCAGCCTACGAACTCAATGGGCTTGCCCAAGGGAGCTCCTTTGGG GCTACAAAAGAAGGTTCCCAGGGTGCGACTCCCGTCAGCTGAAGACATTCGCGGCAGCAAAGAAGTTCTCCTCCACGAAATCGAGAAAAAGCTTACATTTAAAGATGATGCTCCACATTTTGCACATCAACAG AAGCTGAGTAATGTGGGGAAAACAGCGAGCAGACCTCTTGGACCAAACATTCCTGCTACTGTCTTTAGCTATGATGAG GAGTACAAAGTGTCCAGTTTTGAACAGAGACTAATGAGCGAGATTGAATTCCGCTTGGAGCGAACGCCAGTGGAGGAGTCGGATGACGAGGTCCAGCATGACGACGTCCCTACGGGAAGATGCATCGCGCCCATATTtgagaagaagctgaagaacTTCAAGGCCGTGGAAGGCGTTCCCGTCACCTTCTCGTGTAAAGTTGTGGGAATCCCTCTTCCAAAG GTTTACTGGTTCAAGGACGGCAAGCAGATCTTGAGGAAGAACATCCATTACAAGAAAATAAGAGAGGGGGACGGGACCTGTGCTTTACACATCGAGTCCACAACCAGTGACGATGATGGCAACTACACCATCATGGCAGCTAATCCACAG GGACGAATAAGCTGCTCGGGTCACTTGATAGTCCAAACAGGACCTCCCCGAAACCGACTGCCCCCTATCCACTCTCAGAG GGTGCGAGCTCGCATTCAGCAAGTTGAAGGTGAGCAGACGCAGGAGCGCTTTTTCCAGCCTCACTTCCTTCAGGCTCCAGGTGACATGTTGGCTCACGAGGGAAGGCTATGCAGACTAGACTGTAAGGTAGGTAGCAACTCCTGGATTTGTAATACAATCGCTGAAATATTGCATTTTGCCCTCACCTTGCTGTCAGCCTTCCGTGTCTCCCAGGTGAGTGGACTGCCCATCCCAGAGCTGATGTGGCTGGTCAACGGGACGCCAATCTATCCCGACCTTTACCACAAGTTGCTGGTGCGGGAGAATGGCGTCCATTCCCTGGTCATTGACCCTCTGACGCAGAATGACGGCGGCACATACACCTGCATCGCAAGCAACAAAGCAGGACAGAGCTCATTTAGTCTCGAACTGAAAGTCGTGG AGAAAGAGACGAAGCATCCGCCCCAGTTtgtggagaagctgcagaataTGGGTATTCCTGAGGGAGCTCCGGTCCGGCTGGAGTGTCGGGTGGTGGGTATGCCCCCTCCAGTCATCTTCTGGAAGAAAGACAACGACTCCATTCCTAAAAATAAGGACAGAATCAG CGTGACCCAGGATGCCACAGGATATGTTTGTCTCCTCATCCAACCGACAACAAAAGACGACGCGGGCTGGTACACAGTGTCAGCGAAAAATGAGGCTGGAATTGTGTCTTGCACCTGCAGACTTGATATCTATG CACAGTGGCATCAGAGCGTCCCTGCGCCCATGAAGAAAGCGCCTCGCACGGGCAGCCGCTACGCCGCCCTGACCGGCCAGGGGCTCGACATTAGGTCTTCTTTCCCAACATTGGACACCAGCCCCTTCCTGTTCTCCAGCTCCCCTCCCGAAGTCACGCTGGAGAGCGAGGAGCTGTGA
- the mypn gene encoding myopalladin isoform X4, with product MESELVIQFLHFRSMQENNADQPPSLSQLLRESYLAEARAQQRHSEMSRSDASSTRLHIYGSLKGKAEDSGGNNDPQLPDLSAFLSQEELDKSVNLACQAIGHEPHEERAEVKAFVTPLTPSNASSVSVSSSTTPSVPLVNPSPAPSATPSAVPSTQPAPEFKELPATQTTFTSDRKMHKASVRQDNMIRNSRDSSEGIGDFNRSARNAPFGVETQSKKEFLNKAADFIEELSSLFKANSSKRVRPRACKTHRSRVQNKSPNDGTVYPLSSDDRERALMPVEVEEERPSAAVGHQPDVQPESGTGHVEHQDCRITEEQQYDCVSQEVQEEEEEEAESCALAEPPYPAEPVCEPPHFIQKLKSREVPEGSKVQLDCIVRGLPMPEVRWFCEGKELENSPDIQIITNGELHSLIIAEAFEEDTGRYSCFASNFYGTDSTSAEIYVEGASSSDSEGEQQFEHVAQKTQQSAAPLPKSSGQTVSAGEEECLSSQPAAATEETAEEEPAEELSSPSTNQPLPLVQTITTVLSVPELSKVFVATTAQPAQEEKTVLPVQAFPALAQGDTELLEEQEASASVPVTSTTQQAATEIARSLPLTPVVPSVLPVQAATTQTQQPESHTSSHNYLQGLNGQTMMAAPVFTKSLQELLVSKGQLVVLECRVKGAPSPRVDWYREGKIIEDSPDFRILQKKPRSPAEPEEICTLVIAEVFPEDSGVFTCTASNKYGTVSSTAALRVRGNGGNMNHVRPLNSLTEEPSRFQEPSTSATNVNPHPEVTVTNSIRPHSSTIRLDPLVSSTLRLDPFNTSTLRLDPNSSSVLRPDPLSTSLPSLEPFALSSSSFGGSYLNSHSTSTPNLDPLHLYQNSPGPSGAHPQPQGGAQVISHTSSFNPLPAAEQEVSRPMLPSPDTSPKVKGSPNHQNGCLFVVPLPDPPPNSCLKTGTPTNHKDSRSSSRVGLRVHFRLPEDEEEEQSDTSTQCDEDSMQTSLNKEPPPVLAKPKLDSAQLQLLHNQVLMEQQQETEPPTQTHVPPPSHPPVQIQIQPGAQSSQEGPLWSPRMQREPHPTPFQPQLTTTAPPQPSPHSAPPLTTTPKNPPLSSAPALNATFSSLLNTSPAPPFSSPPSVPQLKTSSLVTSPPPAPQLNTAPPFSAATITQINTIHASHINLSPAALSRAAPTFQFSTPPPPKLSTVPTNSTLASEQILSPAPLLRSTHASLMNLSATSYTFNYTRPREFIAAQTFSPVRSPSPTESPVPLLHELAAELNSSAASSPTLPPFPPPHRILPTRVLKSPTSPPSLVSSPTPGSAQFPNSVFALRAQSPPQASSPTSSSSTPSPIQNPVAFLSSVLPSLSPCQPTNSMGLPKGAPLGLQKKVPRVRLPSAEDIRGSKEVLLHEIEKKLTFKDDAPHFAHQQEYKVSSFEQRLMSEIEFRLERTPVEESDDEVQHDDVPTGRCIAPIFEKKLKNFKAVEGVPVTFSCKVVGIPLPKVYWFKDGKQILRKNIHYKKIREGDGTCALHIESTTSDDDGNYTIMAANPQGRISCSGHLIVQTGPPRNRLPPIHSQRVRARIQQVEGEQTQERFFQPHFLQAPGDMLAHEGRLCRLDCKVGSNSWICNTIAEILHFALTLLSAFRVSQVSGLPIPELMWLVNGTPIYPDLYHKLLVRENGVHSLVIDPLTQNDGGTYTCIASNKAGQSSFSLELKVVEKETKHPPQFVEKLQNMGIPEGAPVRLECRVVGMPPPVIFWKKDNDSIPKNKDRISVTQDATGYVCLLIQPTTKDDAGWYTVSAKNEAGIVSCTCRLDIYAQWHQSVPAPMKKAPRTGSRYAALTGQGLDIRSSFPTLDTSPFLFSSSPPEVTLESEEL from the exons ATGGAAAGTGAACTTGTAATTCAATTCCTTCATTTCCGCAGCATGCAAGAGAACAACGCTGACCAGCCGCCGTCACTGTCGCAGCTCTTAAGAGAGAGCTACCTGGCAGAGGCCAGAGCCCAGCAGCGGCACAGCGAGATGAGCCGCTCGGATGCTTCGTCCACACGTCTTCATATCTATGGGTCACTCAAAGGCAAGGCAGAGGACTCTGGGGGCAACAATGACCCCCAGCTGCCCGACCTCTCAGCCTTCCTCAGCCAGGAGGAGTTGGATAAGAGTGTGAACCTGGCTTGCCAGGCCATCGGACATGAGCCTCatgaggagagggcagaggtcaAGGCCTTTGTCACACCATTAACTCCCTCCAACGCTTCCTCAGTCTCAGTATCTTCCTCTACAACCCCTTCTGTTCCCTTAGTCAacccctctcctgctccttctgctACCCCCTCCGCTGTGCCCTCCACCCAGCCGGCCCCTGAGTTCAAAGAACTGCCAGCGACACAAACCACATTCACATCAGACAGAAAGATGCATAAAGCCTCCGTGCGGCAGGACAACATGATCAGGAACAGCAGGGACTCTAGTGAAGGAATCGGCGATTTTAACAGGTCAGCAAGGAACGCCCCATTCGGTGTGGAGACCCAGTCCAAGAAGGAGTTTCTCAACAAGGCGGCGGACTTCATTGAGGAGCTCTCCTCTCTATTCAAGGCCAACAGCTCCAAACGGGTACGACCAAGAGCGTGCAAAACTCACAGGAGTAGGGTCCAGAACAAGAGCCCGAACGATGGGACGGTTTATCCCCTCAGCTCTGACGACAGGGAGCGTGCTCTCATGCCcgtggaagtggaggaggagagacccAGCGCTGCTGTTGGCCACCAACCAGACGTCCAGCCGGAGTCTGGGACTGGGCATGTGGAGCACCAGGACTGCAGGATTACTGAGGAGCAGCAGTACGACTGTGTGTCTcaggaggtgcaggaggaggaggaggaggaggctgaaagCTGTGCCTTGGCAGAACCTCCCTACCCGGCAGAGCCTGTGTGTGAGCCTCCTCATTTCATCCAGAAACTGAAAAGCAGGGAGGTTCCAGAGGGAAGCAAGGTTCAATTAGACTGCATTGTAAGAGGACTCCCCATGCCAGAAGTCCG GTGGTTTTGTGAGGGCAAGGAATTGGAGAACAGCCCTGACATTCAGATCATCACCAACGGAGAGTTGCACTCTCTGATCATCGCAGAGGCGTTCGAGGAGGATACTGGTCGCTACTCCTGCTTCGCATCTAACTTCTATGGTACTGACTCCACATCGGCTGAGATCTACGTCGAAG GTGCTTCCTCTTCAGATTctgagggagagcagcagtttgaaCATGTAGCCCA GAAAACCCAACAGTCAGCTGCACCTTTGCCTAAATCGTCGGGCCAAACCGTCTccgcaggagaggaagagtgtcTGTCATCTCAacctgcagcagccacagaggaaacagcagaggaggaaccagCAGAGGAGCTCTCCTCCCCGTCGACTAATCAACCTCTTCCACTGGTCCAGACAATAACCACGGTACTTTCTGTCCCCGAGCTCTCCAAAGTATTTGTGGCCACCACAGCACAACCTGctcaggaggagaaaacagtgTTACCTGTCCAGGCGTTTCCTGCCTTGGCCCAAGGCGACACAGAACTTCTGGAAGAGCAGGAAGCGTCGGCATCTGTCCCGGTCACATCCACGACCCAGCAGGCGGCTACAGAGATAGCCAGATCCCTGCCCTTGACCCCAGTCGTTCCATCTGTGCTTCCTGTCCAGGCcgccacaacacaaacacaacaacctgAG AGTCACACCTCCAGCCACAACTATCTACAAGGATTAAACGGGCAAACTATGATGGCTGCCCCTGTATTCACAAAG AGCCTGCAGGAGCTCCTCGTCTCAAAAGGCCAGCTGGTGGTGCTAGAGTGCCGTGTGAAAGGCGCACCGTCGCCCCGAGTGGACTGGTacagagaaggaaaaatcaTAGAGGACTCCCCTGATTTCAGGATCCTACAGAAAA AACCAAGATCTCCAGCTGAACCAg AGGAAATATGCACTTTGGTCATTGCTGAGGTCTTTCCGGAAGATTCAGGGGTGTTTACTTGTACAGCGAGCAACAAGTATGGAACGGTGTCCAGCACTGCTGCGCTGAGGGTCAGAG gCAATGGAGGAAACATGAACCACGTGAGGCCTCTCAACAGTTTAACAGAGGAGCCCAGTCGATTCCAAGAGCCTTCCACATCTGCTACCAATGTAAACCCTCATCCAGAGGTTACTGTGACCAACAGCATCAGGCCCCACTCCAGCACCATCCGCCTGGACCCACTTGTCTCAAGCACCTTACGCCTGGATCCCTTCAACACCAGCACCCTTCGCCTGGATCCCAACAGCTCCAGTGTGTTGCGTCCAGACCCCCTTAGCACCAGCCTGCCCAGTCTGGAACCCTTCGCCCTGAGCAGTAGCAGCTTCGGCGGCTCCTACCTGAACTCACACAGCACTAGCACCCCAAACTTAGATCCTCTCCACCTCTACCAGAACTCCCCTGGACCCAGTGGAGCACATCCACAACCACAGGGCGGCGCACAGGTGATCTCACACACAAGCTCTTTCAATCCTCTACCTGCGGCCGAACAGGAAGTGTCCAGACCTATGCTGCCATCGCCTGACACGAGTCCTAAGGTCAAGGGATCTCCGAACCATCAGAATGGATGCCTGTTTGTCGTTCCACTCCCCGACCCTCCTCCCAACTCCTGCCTCAAGACGGGCACCCCGACAAACCACAAAGACTCACGCTCCAGCTCCAGAGTCGGCCTGCGTGTGCACTTCAGGCTgcctgaggacgaggaggaagagcagagtgACACATCCACTCAGTGTGATGAAGACTCCATGCAAACTTCACTCAACAAAGAACCACCACCAGTGCTGGCTAAACCCAAACT GGACTCCGCCCAGCTCCAGCTACTGCACAACCAAGTCCTCATGGAGCAACAGCAGGAGACAGAACCTCCGACCCAAACCCACGTCCCGCCTCCTTCCCACCCCCctgtccagatccagatccagccCGGGGCCCAGAGCTCCCAGGAGGGTCCGCTGTGGTCACCCAGAATGCAGCGTGAACCCCATCCGACACCTTTCCAGCCCCAACTCACCACCACAGCTCCCCCTCAGCCTTCACCCCACTCAGCACCTCCGCTGACCACCACCCCCAAAAACCCCCCACTGAGCTCTGCTCCAGCACTCAACGCCAccttttcatctcttctcaacacttctcctgctcctcctttcAGCTCCCCTCCTTCTGTTCCTCAGCTAAAGACCTCCTCTCTGGTGACGTCGCCTCCACCTGCCCCGCAACTGAACACAGCTCCCCCCTTCAGTGCAGCCACCATAACCCAGATAAACACCATCCACGCCTCCCACATCAACCTGTCCCCTGCAGCTCTTTCCAGGGCTGCACCCACGTTCCAGTTCTCCACTCCTCCCCCACCGAAGCTCAGCACAGTCCCCACAAATTCAACACTGGCCTCGGAGCAgatcctctctcctgctcctctgctgaGAAGCACACACGCCTCTCTCATGAACCTCAGCGCCACCTCCTACACGTTCAACTACACCCGGCCGAGAGAGTTCATAGCTGCTCAGACCTTCTCACCCGTCAGGAGTCCTTCCCCAACCGAGTCCCCCGTTCCCCTCCTCCACGAGCTGGCCGCTGAGCTCAACTCCTCTGCAGCCAGCTCCCCTACTCTCCCACCATTCCCCCCACCACACAGGATCTTACCCACGAGGGTGCTAAAGTCTCCCACCAGCCCTCCTTCCCTCGTGTCCTCGCCCACACCTGGGTCAGCGCAGTTCCCAAACAGCGTGTTCGCCTTACGAGCCCAGTCGCCTCCTCAGGCCTCATCTcccacctccagcagctccacccCAAGCCCAATTCAAAACCCCGTGGCCTTCCTCAGCTCCGTCCTGCCGTCGCTGTCCCCGTGCCAGCCTACGAACTCAATGGGCTTGCCCAAGGGAGCTCCTTTGGG GCTACAAAAGAAGGTTCCCAGGGTGCGACTCCCGTCAGCTGAAGACATTCGCGGCAGCAAAGAAGTTCTCCTCCACGAAATCGAGAAAAAGCTTACATTTAAAGATGATGCTCCACATTTTGCACATCAACAG GAGTACAAAGTGTCCAGTTTTGAACAGAGACTAATGAGCGAGATTGAATTCCGCTTGGAGCGAACGCCAGTGGAGGAGTCGGATGACGAGGTCCAGCATGACGACGTCCCTACGGGAAGATGCATCGCGCCCATATTtgagaagaagctgaagaacTTCAAGGCCGTGGAAGGCGTTCCCGTCACCTTCTCGTGTAAAGTTGTGGGAATCCCTCTTCCAAAG GTTTACTGGTTCAAGGACGGCAAGCAGATCTTGAGGAAGAACATCCATTACAAGAAAATAAGAGAGGGGGACGGGACCTGTGCTTTACACATCGAGTCCACAACCAGTGACGATGATGGCAACTACACCATCATGGCAGCTAATCCACAG GGACGAATAAGCTGCTCGGGTCACTTGATAGTCCAAACAGGACCTCCCCGAAACCGACTGCCCCCTATCCACTCTCAGAG GGTGCGAGCTCGCATTCAGCAAGTTGAAGGTGAGCAGACGCAGGAGCGCTTTTTCCAGCCTCACTTCCTTCAGGCTCCAGGTGACATGTTGGCTCACGAGGGAAGGCTATGCAGACTAGACTGTAAGGTAGGTAGCAACTCCTGGATTTGTAATACAATCGCTGAAATATTGCATTTTGCCCTCACCTTGCTGTCAGCCTTCCGTGTCTCCCAGGTGAGTGGACTGCCCATCCCAGAGCTGATGTGGCTGGTCAACGGGACGCCAATCTATCCCGACCTTTACCACAAGTTGCTGGTGCGGGAGAATGGCGTCCATTCCCTGGTCATTGACCCTCTGACGCAGAATGACGGCGGCACATACACCTGCATCGCAAGCAACAAAGCAGGACAGAGCTCATTTAGTCTCGAACTGAAAGTCGTGG AGAAAGAGACGAAGCATCCGCCCCAGTTtgtggagaagctgcagaataTGGGTATTCCTGAGGGAGCTCCGGTCCGGCTGGAGTGTCGGGTGGTGGGTATGCCCCCTCCAGTCATCTTCTGGAAGAAAGACAACGACTCCATTCCTAAAAATAAGGACAGAATCAG CGTGACCCAGGATGCCACAGGATATGTTTGTCTCCTCATCCAACCGACAACAAAAGACGACGCGGGCTGGTACACAGTGTCAGCGAAAAATGAGGCTGGAATTGTGTCTTGCACCTGCAGACTTGATATCTATG CACAGTGGCATCAGAGCGTCCCTGCGCCCATGAAGAAAGCGCCTCGCACGGGCAGCCGCTACGCCGCCCTGACCGGCCAGGGGCTCGACATTAGGTCTTCTTTCCCAACATTGGACACCAGCCCCTTCCTGTTCTCCAGCTCCCCTCCCGAAGTCACGCTGGAGAGCGAGGAGCTGTGA